The genomic interval GCGTGGAGAGAAAGCCCTGTACCTGAAGGCGCTGTGCGACACGGCCTTAGAGAAGGTCGAGGAGATGGGTCACTCCGTGGAGAAGTGCATTGTAGTGTCGCACTTGAAGCGCGTGACTCCGTGCCAGCCGGATCATGTCGAGGAGGAAATTCCGTGGACCGATGACCGCGATTACTGGTGGCATGAGGAGATGGAGGACAAGGAGCCGGCCTGCTATCCCGAGTGGATGGATGCCGAGGATCCGCTGTTCATGCTCTACACCAGTGGCTCCACTGGCAAGCCCAAGGGAGTGCTTCACACGACCGCCGGATATCTGCTGTATGCGGCCACAACCTTCAAGATCGTCTTTGACTATAAGCCAGGGGATATCTACTGGTGCACCGCCGATGTTGGCTGGATCACAGGACACACCTACGTGGTGTACGGACCGTTGGCCAATGGTGCCACTTCAGTGATTGTAAGTGGCTGATTAAATGTaacgaaatattaatttcCGACTAACTGTTTCTACTACCCGGCAATTGCAGTTCGAGGGCACACCATTCTTCCCTGGAAACGATCGGTACTGGAGTGTCATTGACAAATATAAGGTCACCCAGTTCTACACAGCTCCTACGGCGATTCGCGCTCTCATGAAGTTCGGCGAGGGTCCCGTTCTGAAGCACAACCTGAGCGGACTCAAGTATGTATTATACCCTTTATTCTTACTTGTGTGAACATATCGCTTAGGATCACAAAAACAACTTTCCTAATGTCATAATGTTGTTGTCTTGCAGAGTTTTGGGCAGCGTGGGTGAGCCCATAAACCCGGAGGCCTGGCTGTGGTATTACAAGCACATTGGAAAGGAACAGTGCTCCATTGTGGACACCTTTTGGCAAACGGAAACAGGTGGACATGTCATTACACCCCTGCCTGGAGCGACTCCCATGAAGCCGGGATCTGCTGTAAGTGAATCCCGTTGGCTAGTTGATGTCTGAATCTGTACTATAACTTATTTCCTTACACTCGTAGTCATTCCCCTTCTTTGGCGTCAAGCCCACTTTGCTGGATGAGTGCGGAATCGAAATTAAGGGAGAGGGCGAGGGCTACTTGGTCTTCTCGCAGCCTTGGCCGGGAATGATGCGCACCTTGTACAACAACCATGAACGCTTCGAGGACACTTACTTCTCCAAGTTCCCAGGTTTCTACTGCACTGGCGATGGTGAGTCTGAAACCGTTTTCAAGTTTAgaactgtttttctttgtgATTTTAAAGTGGATATAGGTTGCTAacatttgttttgaatttttcctCATAGGAGCCCGTCGCGATGCTGATGGCTATCTGTGGATCACTGGTCGTGTGGACGACATGTTAAACGTGTCCGGTCATCTGATGTCCACCGCCGAAGTAGAGTCGGTTCTCACAGAGCATCCTCGCGTGGCTGAGTCCGCCGTGGTTTCCCGTCCGCATCCCGTCAAAGGCGAGTGTCTCTACTGCTTCATTACGCCCAACGAGAACGAGGTCTTTGATCAAAAGCTTATTTCTGACCTTAAGAAGATGGTGCGAGAACGCATCGGCCCTTTTGCCATGCCGGATGTCATTCAAAACGCTCCCGGACTGCCCAAAACCCGTTCCGGCAAGATTATGCGCCGTGTGCTGCGCAAGATCGCGGTAAACGATCGCAACGTGGGCGACACATCTACCTTGGCCGATGAGCAAATCGTGGAGCAACTGTTCGCCAACCGGCCAGTGGAGGCCAAGTAGATGGTAGATGCTGCCAACTGGCAGCAGCCAGAATCCTTTCACCCAAGGCTTTCCCCGGTTGCAGTGCCCACTCCACTTTGCCATCGCACTTCTACCACTTACGTATCCCGATTACGTATCCTGTAAATCTCCCTCTACTTATATGAATTACCTACTGCTTTATGTTGGTTCCGTTCCGGGCTGCGACGTGGTTAGCACTTCTAAAATTCTACTTAGCTCGTAGGCCTAAGCGTGTGCGTAAGTAAGTGACTGGCTGATGATTTTTGATCCCAGTTATCTATAGTCCATATTATTTTGTGTACTTGCCTGTTCACCGTAGTTAACATGCTCACCACGCACACATTTTCCAGTTCTTTTGTTTCTTCGTTGTAGTCGTAGTTTAAGTTCTCGCTAATTCGTTGtgatacaaatttaattatatcttacttatgtatgtatttttagTAGAATTGATATGagacaaaatatatacacgATTCCAATTATCGCCACAAATTACACAgataacttatttttttttgtatccttTTTTTGTAGTATCTCCTTTACACCTTTTCAGACCTGAGAAGATGCGCACGTAAGTCCGGAGACGATCGGGGAAAGCGGTTTCCTCCCCGTCCCATTAGCCCATAAGTTTGAGAACGATACATATCTTTGTGGACTAATGCTTGCCACATTCCTACATACGATCTACATGTTAAAGAGAACCGCTCGGATATACAATAtacactatatatatatatgttatacGGTCAGAAGACTTACTGCAACGAAACATATCATTGAAGTTACTGCTGCAAGCCTATTGATATTATAGAGGATTTTATTGTTAGAGATCGTTATTTTGGGGAGATCGACCTAGAAGTAATGGGTATCATGGATTGGCTGACTATGGGCAGCGGTCCCCAGTCTGATTGTAAAAAGATTGTTAGTTTTACGGCGTTGGCGAACGAAAGATTGCAATTTAcatatcaatatatatatatatatttctgtatATGAACGTATGTGCATAATaaagtttattgttttaatgtGTTTGAACCTAAAAATCCAACGACtatattatatttagaaaTTCTTATGAAATTCGTAAAAGTCATGAGAATTGAGATCGCGCTAGCCGAGCTTAATACTTCCTGTGAATCAGTCAACTCTCGGCCTTTGTcaagtttgttttgttgattTTCGGCTCGGTCTTTTAACACCTGGGTGGCAGTGCCAGAACTTGGTCTTGGTTGTTGTTGGGCTGTGGACGAGCACCACCGGAATGGCCGACGGATCGAATACACCGAACAAGGAGCCAGCTCAACGGCCTCCAGACCAGACCACCACCGGAAATGCGGCTACCCGATTCGGCTTGGAGGATCACGAAGCTACTCAGCAGGATGCCCGGGTGACGACACTGCGGCAAGCGGAAGAGCGACGTG from Drosophila yakuba strain Tai18E2 chromosome 3L, Prin_Dyak_Tai18E2_2.1, whole genome shotgun sequence carries:
- the LOC6534681 gene encoding acetyl-coenzyme A synthetase, with product MPAEKSIYDPNPAISQNAYISSFEEYQKFYQESLDNPAEFWSRVAKQFHWETPADPEKFLKYNFNISKGPISIKWMEGASTNLCYNLLDRNVRNGLGDQIAYYWEGNHPDDYSRGLTYRKLLEEVCRFANVLKDHGIRKGDRVSIYMPMILELPIAMLACARIGAVHSIVFAGFSPDSLAERMFDCKAKLLITADGAWRGEKALYLKALCDTALEKVEEMGHSVEKCIVVSHLKRVTPCQPDHVEEEIPWTDDRDYWWHEEMEDKEPACYPEWMDAEDPLFMLYTSGSTGKPKGVLHTTAGYLLYAATTFKIVFDYKPGDIYWCTADVGWITGHTYVVYGPLANGATSVIFEGTPFFPGNDRYWSVIDKYKVTQFYTAPTAIRALMKFGEGPVLKHNLSGLKVLGSVGEPINPEAWLWYYKHIGKEQCSIVDTFWQTETGGHVITPLPGATPMKPGSASFPFFGVKPTLLDECGIEIKGEGEGYLVFSQPWPGMMRTLYNNHERFEDTYFSKFPGFYCTGDGARRDADGYLWITGRVDDMLNVSGHLMSTAEVESVLTEHPRVAESAVVSRPHPVKGECLYCFITPNENEVFDQKLISDLKKMVRERIGPFAMPDVIQNAPGLPKTRSGKIMRRVLRKIAVNDRNVGDTSTLADEQIVEQLFANRPVEAK